In one Carassius carassius chromosome 48, fCarCar2.1, whole genome shotgun sequence genomic region, the following are encoded:
- the LOC132131944 gene encoding differentially expressed in FDCP 6 homolog — protein MALRAALLKSIWYAFTSLDTEDSGKVSKSQLKVLSHNLHSVLRIPHDPAALERHFSDDDDGPVSSQGYMPYLNQFILDKVIEGTFVKEEVDELCWTLCSKKNYRPDTHRVLSNQDALRLWCLFNFLADDRYPLTLVPEEVEYLLRKISSVMPVELSCVELELEELSVWSFLDEVNTAGRALDGESISAAVEKVYREMVGNVLKEGYLWKKGHLRRNWTERWFCLKPGSLSYFISEDCRDCKGVIEVEKSCCVEALPDRDGKRCVFCVKTLHKTLEISAPDSRQRQEWITALQTSLRLSADGRVSLHEELKERRRELREERGRRRALRVEETRRLTELQGEREEQLVELELLKEAQTQAQTSLQQRSHSQHQELQNTLQRQLQETQQARANLRAEVAVRDQEAEHQQRRIRELEDLHHRLQEALEQQIRARQEEETYRYTQSRLLAEEEEKVKSLLELQEDQEEQLQQTQREKQELLQEMEKKSHALDEAQHQLDRVRASRRRVDEDIVAAQCKLQQASTSVKHWNVEMNRLMHPIGPGERRASSSNLLAPLVRVPSVSETESRPPARPAREKQNSLDCDDNSDCDNMDCENKEPTDAEAE, from the exons ATGGCGCTGAGAGCCGCTCTGCTGAAGAGTATCTGGTACGCCTTCACGTCCCTGGACACCGAAGACAGCGGCAAAGTGTCTAAATCACAGCTCAAG gTTTTGTCTCATAACCTCCACAGTGTTTTGAGGATTCCTCACGACCCTGCGGCCCTCGAGAGACACTTCAGCGATGATGATGACGGTCCCGTATCCAGTCAGGGGTACATGCCTTACCTGAACCAGTTCATACTGGACAAG GTGATTGAGGGGACGTTTGTTAAAGAGGAAGTTGACGAGCTGTGCTGGACTCTCTGTTCCAAGAAAAACTACCGTCCCGACACACACCGGGTTCTGTCCAATCAGGATGCTCTGCGGCTCTGGTGTCTCTTCAACTTCCTGGCGGACGACAGATATCCTCTCACACTCGTACCAGAggag GTGGAGTATCTCCTGAGGAAGATCAGCAGTGTGATGCCGGTGGAGCTGAGCTgtgtggagctggagctggaggagCTGAGCGTCTGGAGCTTCCTGGACGAGGTGAACACGGCGGGGCGAGCGCTGGACGGAGAGAGCATCAGCGCTGCTGTGGAGAAGGTGTACAGAGAGATGGTGGGGAACGTGCTGAAGGAG GGCTATCTGTGGAAGAAGGGTCACCTGCGCAGGAACTGGACGGAGCGCTGGTTCTGTCTGAAGCCCGGCTCACTCTCGTACTTCATCAGCGAGGACTGCAGGGACTGTAAGGGTGTGATCGAGGTGGAGAAGAGCTGCTGCGTGGAG GCGCTGCCCGACCGAGACGGGAAGAGATGCGTGTTCTGTGTCAAGACGCTCCACAAAACCTTGGAGATCAGCGCGCCGGACTCCCGACAGAGACAGGAGTGGAtcaccg CGCTCCAGACGTCTCTGCGTCTCTCCGCTGACGGCCGGGTCTCGCTGCACGAGGAGCTGAAGGAGCGACGGAGGGAGCTGCGAGAGGAGCGAGGGAGGAGGCGTGCGCTGCGGGTGGAGGAGACACGGAGGCTGACGGAGCTGCAGGGGGAGCGTGAGGAGCAGCTGGTGGAGCTGGAGCTCCTGAAGGAGGCGCAGACACAGGCCCAGACCTCCCTGCAGCAGAGGAGCCACAGCCAGCACCAGGAGCTGCAGAACACCCTGCAGAGACAACTACAGGAGACACAGCAG gcgcGTGCGAATCTTCGTGCCGAGGTGGCGGTTCGTGATCAGGAGGCCGAGCACcagcagcggagaatcagagagCTGGAAGATCTTCATCACAGACTACAGGAAGCTCTCGAGCAACAGATCAGAGCGAGACAGGAAGAAGAGACCTACAGATACACACagagcag ACTGctggcggaggaggaggagaaggtgaAGTCGCTGCTGGAGCTGCAGGAGGACCAGGAGGAGCAGCTCCAGCAGACCCAGCGGGAGAAGCAGGAGCTCCTGCAGGAGATGGAGAAGAAGTCACATGCTCTGGACGAAGCCCAGCACCAACTGGACAGAGTGCGGGCCAGCCGACGCAGAGTGGATGAGGACATCGTG GCCGCCCAGTGTAAGCTCCAGCAGGCCAGTACCAGCGTTAAACACTGGAACGTGGAGATGAACCGCCTGATGCACCCCATCGGCCCTGGAG AAAGGAGAGCATCCTCTAGTAATCTTCTGGCACCTCTAGTCCGTGTCCCATCGGTCAGCGAGACTGAATCCAGACCTCCAGCGAGACCCGCGAGAGAGAAACAGAACAGCCTTGATTGTGACGACAACAGCGACTGCGATAATATGGACTGTGAGAACAAAGAGCCAACTGATGCCGAGGCTGAATAA
- the LOC132131945 gene encoding peroxisome proliferator-activated receptor delta-like — protein sequence MSVFEILEMDGRDSAFLAARSRLPRDPSVVGGVCTGNEDSSPCSSQGEGPDDNQLEDVLCELGAGAELNLELDLRVEPEDSMHLQGEGLSWETNEPEASPEPTAASTDLSKASSLSEQLLQGREEGVGLNMECRICGDRASGFHYGVHACEGCKGFFRRTVRLKLEYGKCDRSCKIQKKSRNKCQFCRFQKCLMLGMSHDAIRYGRMPEAEKRKLVAGLLVGEKSSQNSSGSDLKSLAKRVNNAYQKNLNMTKKKARNILTGKTNASPPFVIHDMDSLWQAENGLVWNQVINGAPPNKEIGVHVFYRCQCTTVETVRELTEFSKSIPGFINLFLNDQVTLLKYGVHEAIFAMLPSLMNKDGLLVANGRGFVTREFLRSLRKPFNEIMEPKFEFAVKFNALELDDSDLALFVAAIILCGDRPGLMNVHQVEEIQDNILQALNHHLQLNHPDASFIFPKLLQKLADLRQLVTENAQLVQKIKKTESETSLHPLLQEIYRDMY from the exons ATGAGCGTGTTTGAAATTCTGGAGATGGACGGACGAGACTCTGCCTTTCTGGCCGCGAGGAGCAGATTACCCAGAGACCCCAGTGTGGTGGGCGGAGTCTGTACGGGGAATGAAGACTCCTCCCCCTGCAGTAGCCAGGGGGAGGGGCCAGATGACAACCAGCTGGAGGATGTGCTGTGTGAGCTGGGAGCGGGGGCGGAGCTTAACCTGGAGCTAGACTTGAGGGTGGAGCCTGAGGACAGCATGCATCTTCAGGGGGAGGGGCTTAGCTGGGAGACGAACGAGCCAGAGGCCAGTCCTGAACCGACAGCAGCCTCCACAG ATCTCTCCAAAGCATCGTCTCTGTCGGAGCAGCTCCTGCAGGGTCGTGAGGAGGGGGTGGGGCTAAACATGGAGTGTCGTATCTGTGGCGACAGAGCATCAGGATTCCACTACGGCGTTCATGCCTGTGAGGGATGCAAG GGATTTTTCCGAAGGACCGTACGTCTGAAGCTGGAATATGGTAAATGTGACCGCAGCTGTAAAATCCAAAAGAAAAGTCGGAATAAATGTCAGTTCTGTCGTTTTCAGAAGTGTCTGATGCTCGGGATGTCCCATGATG CGATCCGATACGGGCGGATGCCAGAGGCAGAGAAGCGTAAGCTAGTGGCGGGTCTGTTAGTTGGGGAAAAGAGCTCTCAGAACTCCAGCGGGTCAGATCTAAAATCTCTCGCCAAACGGGTCAACAACGCCTACCAGAAGAATCTGAACATGACCAAGAAGAAAGCTCGCAACATCCTGACAGGGAAGACCAACGCAAGCCCG CCGTTTGTCATTCATGACATGGACTCGCTGTGGCAGGCGGAGAACGGGCTGGTCTGGAATCAGGTGATTAACGGAGCTCCGCCCAATAAGGAGATCGGTGTGCACGTGTTTTACCGCTGTCAGTGCACGACCGTGGAAACTGTACGAGAGCTCACAGAGTTCTCCAAAAGCATACCGGGATTCATCAACCTTTTCTTGAATGACCAG GTGACGCTGCTGAAATACGGGGTCCATGAGGCGATCTTCGCCATGCTGCCATCGCTCATGAATAAAGATGGGCTGCTGGTGGCAAACGGGCGAGGCTTTGTGACGAGAGAGTTCCTGCGCAGTCTCCGCAAACCCTTCAACGAGATCATGGAGCCGAAGTTTGAGTTTGCAGTGAAGTTCAATGCTCTCGAGCTGGACGACAGCGACCTGGCTCTGTTTGTAGCCGCCATTATCCTGTGTGGAG ATCGTCCAGGTCTTATGAACGTCCACCAGGTGGAGGAGATCCAGGACAACATCCTCCAGGCCCTGAATCATCACCTGCAGCTCAATCATCCCGACGCCAGCTTCATCTTCCCCAAACTGCTGCAGAAGCTGGCAGACCTGCGCCAGCTGGTGACGGAGAATGCGCAGCTGGTGCAGAAGATCAAGAAGACAGAGTCTGAGACGTCGCTGCACCCGCTGCTGCAGGAGATCTACAGGGACATGTACTGA